From Micromonospora echinaurantiaca:
CGGGATGGGCTTGGTCAGCTCGTAGAGCAGCCGGCGCGGGCCCTCGGCCTCGCCGGTGCCGGCCATGAACGCGGCCAGGTCGCGGATGGTCCGCTGCTGGAACAGGTCCATCACGCCGACCGGCCGGCCGCCGTGCTCCGCCTTGCGGATCTTGGCGACCACCTGGGTGGCGAGCATCGAGTGCCCGCCGAGGTCGAAGAAGTCGTCGTCGATGCCGAGCGTGTCGACGCCGAGCACCTCCGACCAGATGCCGGCCAGCAGCCGTTCGGTGTCGTCGCGCGGCTCGACCAGCGCGACGGACGCCTCCCGGGTGACCACCGGCGCGGGCAGCGCGCGGCGGTCCAGCTTGCCGTTCGGGCTCAGCGGCAGCGCGTCCAGGGTGACGAACGCGTTCGGCACCATGTACTCGGGCAGGGTCTCCTTCAACGCCGCCTTCAACGCCGCGGGCTCGGCCGCACCGACCAGGTACGCGGTCAGCCGCTTGTCGCCCGGGCTGTCCTCGCGGACGATCACCGCCGCCTCGGTCACCCCCGGCTGCTCGCGCAGCGCGCTCTCGATCTCGCCCAGCTCGATCCGCAGGCCGCGCAGCTTGACCTGGTGGTCGATCCGGCCGAGGAACTCGATGACGCCACGGTGGTCCGCGCCGGGCGCGGTGCGCCAGCGGGCCAGGTCACCGGTGCGGTACAGCCGGGCGCCCGGCTCGCCGGAGAACGGGTCCGGCACGAACCGCTCGGCGGTGAGCGCCGGCCGGCGGTGGTAGCCGCGGGCCAACCCCACCCCGCCGATGTGCAGCTCACCGGCCACCCCGACCGGGCACTCGTTGCCGGCCGGGTCGAGCACGTGCAGTCGCAGGTTGGCGATCGGCGCGCCGATCGGCACGCTGGTCAGCCCGGCCAGCAGCGCCGGGTCGCAGTGCCAGGAGCTGACGTCGATGGCCGCCTCGGTGGGGCCGTACAGGTTGTGCAGCCCGCACCACGGCAGCCGGGCGGTGAAGTCCACCGCCGAGGCCAGCGGCAACTCCTCACCGGAGCAGATCACCCGGCGCAGCGCGGTCGCCGCCTCGACGCCGTCCTCGGCGAGGAAGACGGTCAGCATCGACGGCACGAAGTGGGCGGTGGTGACCCGCTCGGCGACCAGCAGGTCCCGCAGGTAGCCGGCGTCCTTGTGCCCGCCGGGCTTCGCCACCACCAGCCGGGCGCCCTCGCGCAGCGGCCAGAAGAACTCCCACACCGACACGTCGAAGCTGGCCGGGGTCTTCTGCAGCACCGCGTCGTCGACGCCGAGCCGGTAGGTCTGCTGCATCCAGTCGAGCCGGTTGACGATGCCCCGGTGGGTGTTCGGCACCCCCTTCGGCCGGCCGGTGGAGCCGGAGGTGTAGATGACGTACGCCAGGTGCTCCGGGCCGGCCGTCGGCGCCGGGTCCACGGTCGGCTGGTCGGCCCAGACGGCCTCGTCGTCGAGGGCGAGGACGGTGGCGCCGGTGTCCGGCAGCACGTCGCGCAGGTGCCGCTGCACCAGCACCACCGGCGCGGCCGCGTCGGTGACCATGAACGCCAGCCGGTCGGCCGGGTACTCCGGGTCCAGCGGCAGGTAGGCGCCGCCGGCCTTCAGCACGCCGAGCAGCCCGGCGACGAGCTCGACCGACCGCTCGGCGCAGACGCCGACCAGGGTCTCCGGTCCCACCCCGGCCGCGCGCAGCCGGTGCGCGATCCGGTTCGCGGCGGCGTTCAGCTCGGCGTACGTCACCGAGCGGCCCTCGAAGGTGACCGCCACCGCGTCCGGGGTGGCGGCGGCCCGCTCCTCGATCGGCCCGTGCAGGGTCTGCTCGCGCGGGAAGTCGGCGGCGGTGTCGTTCCAGCTGGCCAGCAGCCGTCGCTCGGCCGGGGCGAGCAGGTCGAGCGCGGAGATCGGGGTGTCCGGGGCGGCGACCACCGCGTGCAGCAGCGCGGCCAGCCGCTCGGCCATCCGCTCGACGGTGGGCCGGGTGAACAGGTCGGTGTTGAAGACCAGCTTGGCGTAGAGCCCGTCGACAGTCTCCACCGCGTGCAGTTCGAAGTCGAAGCGGGTGGCCCGCAGCTCCATCGGCTTCCAGTCGAAGGTGACGTCGCTGGCGTCGGAGACCTCGTTGAACCGGCCGATCTCGTAGTTCTGCAGCACGAACATCGCCTGGAACACCGGGGAGCGGCTCACGTCGCGGGGCAGCCCCAGCTCGTGCACCACCTTCGCGAACGGCACCTCGGCGTGCTCCAGGCCGTCCAGCACGCTGCGCCGGGTGCGCTCCAGCAGCTCGGCGAAGGTCGGGTCGCCGGCCAGCTCGGCGCGCAGCGGCACCATGTTGATGAACATGCCGACGACGTCTTCCAGCTCCGGCGCGGAGCGGCCGGCGACCGACGCCCCGACGGCGAAGTCGTCCTGCCCGGCGTGCCGGGCCAGGAACACCTGGTAAGCGGCGAGCAGCGTCATGAACAGGGTGCCGCCGTAGGAGCGGGTCAGCGCGAGCAGCCCGTCCGTGGCGGCCTGGTCCAGCCGCAGCTCCACGAAGTCGCCGGTGTAGGTCTGGGTGGCCGGGCGGGGCAGGTCCAGCGGCAACTCCAGCGGAGTGATGCCGGCCAACCGCTGCTTCCACCAGTCCAGGTGCCGGCGGGCCGCCGGCCCCTCCAGCTCCCGCGCCTCCCAGTGGGCGAAGTCGCCGTACTGGATCGGCAGGGCCGGCAGCTCTCCACCCCGGTAGAGGGTGATCAGGTCACGCAGCAGCACGTCCACCGACCAGCCGTCGCCGACGATGTGGTGCTTGCTGAGGAACAGCACGTGGTCGTCGACGGACAGCCGGATCAGCAGGGCCCGCAGCAGCGGCCCCTCGGCCAGGTCGAACGGCTCCCCCGCGGCCGCCTCCACCAGCGCCTGCGCGGTCGCCTCGTCCGGCGCGTCCACGATGGTCAGCGGCACCTCGACGGCGTCCTGTACCACCACGGTCGGCCGGCCGTCGGCGTCGGCCGGGAACCGGGTGCGCAGCGACTCGTGCCGGCGGGTCAACTCGGCCAGCGCGGCGCGCAGCGCCGCGACGTCGAGCGGTCCGCGCACCCGCAGCGGCACCGCGATGTGGTACGCCGCCTCGCCCGGAGCGAGCTGGTCCATGAACCAGACCCGCTCCTGGGCGTACGACAGCGGCACCTCGGCGTCCGGCGGACGCGGACCGATCCGGGCCGCGGGCGCGGCGGACTGCCGCTTGCGCAGCCGCTGGGCGATCAACGCCTGGCGGGCCGCGTCCCGGGCCGGATCCTTCAGGTCGGTCATCGGGGATTGTCCTTCTCCGCCGCGAGCAGCGCGGCGACCTCGGTTTCGGAGAGCTCGTCGAGTTCGGCGGCGATCCGCTGCTCGATCTGGGCGGCCAGGTCGGCCACCACCGGGCTGCTGAACAGCGCCCGCATCGGCAGGTCGACGTCCACCTCGGCCCGGATCCGGGCCATCGCCCGCATGCCGCGCAGCGAGTTGCCGCCCAGGGCGAAGAAGTCGTCCAGGGCGCCGACCTTGTCCACCTGGAGGATCTCGGCGTACACCTCGGCGACCAGCGCCTCGGCGTCGGTGCGCGGGGCGAGGAACCCGTCGGCGGCCGGCTCGGCGGCGGCCGGGGCGGGCAGCGCGGCGGTGTCCAGCTTGCCGTTCGGGGTCAGCGGCAGCGCGTCGAGCCGGACGAACGCCGACGGCACCAGGTGCGCCGGCAGTTCCCGGGCCAGGTCGGCGGCGAGGGTCGCCTCGTCGGCCGTGCCCACCAGGTAGCCGACCAGGGTCGGCTCCCCGGAGTCGGAACGGACCACGACCGCCGCCGCGGTGACGTCCGGCCGGGCCAGCAGCGCCGACTCGATCTCGCCCAGCTCGATCCGCATGCCCCGGACCTTGACCTGGTTGTCGCGGCGGCCGAGGTACTCCAGCGTGCCGTCGGGGCGCCAGCGGGCCAGGTCGCCGGTGCGGTACATCCGCTGCCCGGCCGGCCCGTACGGGCAGGGCAGGAAGCGCTCGGCGGTGAGGCCGGGCCGGCGCAGGTAGCCCCGGGCCAGCTGGTCGCCGGCCACGTACAGCTCGCCGACCACCCCCGGCGGCACCGGGTTCAGCGCCCCGTCGAGCAGGTACGCCCGGGTGTTCCAGCTGGGCCGGCCGATCGGCACCGCGCCGGCGGGCAGCTTTTCGCCCGGCGCGATCCGGGCGGCCACGCAGCCGACGGTCGCCTCGGTCGGGCCGTACTCGTTGACCACCGCCACGTTGCCGTGGGTGGCCCGCCACACGGCGAGCTGCTCACCGGTGAGCGCCTCGCCGCCGATCACCAGGTCTGTGGTCGGCGACAGCTCGGCGTCGAGCAGCGGCAGGTGGCTGGGGGTGACCTTGAGGAAGGTCGGCCGACCGCCGGCCCGCGCGGCCGGCTCGTCGATCGCCGCGAGCCGGACCGTGCCGCCCGCGGTGAGCGGGCCGAGCAGCCCGGTGACGGTCAGGTCGAACGACACCGGCGAGTGCAGCAGCGCGGTCCCGGCCAACCCCGGGTAGGTGTCCCGGGCCCAGGCGAGGTACGCGGTCACCGCCCGGTGCTCCACCACCACGCCCTTCGGCCGGCCGGTGGAGCCGGAGGTGTAGAGCACGTACGCCGGGTGCTCCGGGCGCAGCGGGGCGCTGCGGTCGGCGTCGGTCAGGTCGCCGCCGTCGCCGTCGAGCGGACCGTCGAGCACCAGCGCGCCGGCCGGCACCAGCGCGGCGGTGTCCGGGGTGGCCAGCACCAGCGCCGGCTCGGCGTCGGCGAGCAGGTAGGCGATCCGGCCGGCCGGGTAGCCGGTGTCCACCGGCACGTACGCGGCGCCGGACTTGAGCACCGCGAGGATGGCGACCACCAGCTCCACCGAGCGGGGCAGCGCCAGCGCGACCCGCGACTCCGGGCCGGCGCCGCGGGCCACCAGCACCCGGGCCAGCCGGTTGGCGTCGGCGTTCAGCCGGGCGTACGTCAGCTCGGCGCCGTCGCGGATCAGTGCGGGCGCGTCCGGGGTGGCCGCCGCCTGCCGCTCGAACTCCGCCACCAGCGTGCTGGGAGGCACGTCGTGGGCGGTGTCGTTCCAGGTGGACAGCACCAGTTCCCGCTCGGCGTCGGCGAGCAGCGGCAGCGCCGACACCCGCTGGGCCGGGTCGGCGACGGCGGCGGTGAGCAGCCGCACGTACCGGGCGACGACCGTCTCGGCGGTGGCCCGGTCGAACAGCGCCGTCCGGTACAGCAGCCGGCTGGTGCCGGTGGTGATGTCGAAGGCCAGGTCGTCCTTGGTGGTGCCGAGCGGCGCCGGGTCGAGGCCGGAGTCCGGGATGTAGTTCAGCGCGGTCTGGAAGACCGGCTGCACCGACGGGTCCCGCTGCGGGTCGATCGCCTCGACGATCCGCTGGAACGGCGTGCCGCCGTGCTCCATCGCATCGACCAGCCGGTCGCGCACCCGGACCAGCAGCTCGGCGAAGCTCGGGTCGCCGGCCAGGTCGCAGCGCAGCGCCACCGGGTTGACGAACATGCCGATCAGCCGGGTCAGCTCCGGGTTGTCCCGACCGGCGGTGGAGACGCCCACCACCACGTCCTCGTCGCCGGAGATCCGGGACAGCAGCGCGGTGAACGCGGCCAGCAGCACCATGTACGGGGTGGCCGCCGAGCCGGCGGCGAGCTGGCCGACCCGGTCCAGCAACCCGGCCGGCAGGTCGAAGCGCACCTCGTCGCCGGCGAAGCCCAGCTGCGCCGGGCGGGGCCGGTCCAGCGGAAGGGCGGTCACCGCCGGCGCGCCGGCCAGCTGCTGGCGCCAGAAGTCCAGCTGCCGGTCCAGCTCCGGGCCGGCGAGCTGGTCGCGCTGCCAGACCGCGTAGTCGGCGTACTGGATGGGCAGCTCGGGCACGTCGGCGGGCGCGCCGGTCAGCGCGGCCCGGCTGAGCGCGGCCAACTCCTCGGTGAACAGCACCGCCGAGTGGCTGTCGAACACCGCGTGGTGCACCACGAAGAGCAGCGTGAGCTGGTCGTCGGTGAGCCGGAGCAGCCGCGCCCGCCACAGCGGCGGCGCGTCCAGCGCGATCGGCGTGCGGGCCAGCTCGGTCAGCAGGTCGCGGGCGTGCCGGTCGCGCTCCGCCGCCGGCAGGTGCCGCAGGTCGGTCTCGGGCAGGTCGACCGGCTCCGCGGCGCGAACCACCTGGACCAGGTCACCGTCCTGCGTGCGCAGGTGGGTGCGGAGCGACTCGTGCCGGGCGACGATCTGCCCGAGCACCGCGTTGGCCTGCTCCCGGCCGAGGCCGACCGGGAACCGGCACGGGCTGGAGACGTTGTAGACCGGTGAGCCGGCGTCGAGCTGGTTGGCCAGCCACACCCGCTCCTGGGCGAAGGATGCCGGAAACGTCCACTCGCGGGGCTCGGTCATGACGCGGCCTCGCGGACCGAGCGGGGACGCATGTCCGTCCAGACGGTGTCGATGTGCGCCAGGCACTCCTCCCGGGTGCCGGCGAAACCGGCCTCGTGCCACCCCGCGGGGAGGTCGCGCTCGGCCGACCAGATCGAGTACTGCTCCTCGTCGTTGCGGACGACCAGGAATCGGGTTTCGGCCATCACTTCGCTCCGTTGCTCTCGGGGGTGTGCGGTTCGGCCATCGCCACAGCGATCTGGCGAGGGCCGGTGAACGGCTCCCGCCCGTGCGCGGCGGTCATGTTGTCCACCACCAGCACGTCGTCGCGCTGGTAGTCGAAGCGGACGCTGGCCGCCCGGTACGCGGCCCGCAGGTGCTCCATCACGTCGGCGGGGATCTCCCCGCCGTCGCCGTAGTAGGTGTTCGACGGCAGCTCGTCGGCGCCGAACATGGCCAGCAGCCCCTCCTGGTAGTCCTTCGGCAGGGTGCTGATGTGGAAGAAGGTGGCGTGGTTGAACCAGCGCGGGGTGTCCGAGCCGGGCCGGTGGTGCACCACGTCCCGCACCGCCCGGGTCCGCAGCCCGTCCTTGCCGCGCCACTCCAGCTCGATCCGGTTCGCCGCCGCGTACGCCTCGACCTCGGCCCGGTCGTCGGTGTTGAACACGTCCTGCCAGCGGGTGCCGAAGTCGGCGTGGAAGTTGCGCACCAGCATCCACCGGCGGCGCACGAACTCCTCCCGCACCGCCGGGTCGATCTCGGCGTACACCCGGCGCACGTCGGCCAGCGGGGTCGCGCCCTGCGTCTGCGGCGGGGTGATGCAGTAGAAGAACAGGGTCAGCGGCCAGCGCGCCTGGTACGAGTTCTCGTTGTGCAGGAAGATCTCCTCGTCCGGCGGGTAGTCGGTCGAGGTGTAGACGCGCCCCTTGATGGCATGCCGGGGCGAGGACCGTTCGGTGTAGACCAGCGGTTCGCCGGACAGCGCCCGGACCACCCGGTCGAAGCCGTCCACCCCGCCGACGTCGAAGCCGCGGAACAGCAGTCCGCCGTGCTCGACCAACGTCGCGCGCAGTTCCGCGCGGCGGGCGTCGATCAACTCGGTCAGCTCCCGGCCGTCGTTCTCGACGACCACCGGCAGCGTGGCGATCGTGTCGCTCATTGCTTCGTCACTCCTGGTTTCTCGGTGCT
This genomic window contains:
- a CDS encoding non-ribosomal peptide synthetase/MFS transporter, which produces MTDLKDPARDAARQALIAQRLRKRQSAAPAARIGPRPPDAEVPLSYAQERVWFMDQLAPGEAAYHIAVPLRVRGPLDVAALRAALAELTRRHESLRTRFPADADGRPTVVVQDAVEVPLTIVDAPDEATAQALVEAAAGEPFDLAEGPLLRALLIRLSVDDHVLFLSKHHIVGDGWSVDVLLRDLITLYRGGELPALPIQYGDFAHWEARELEGPAARRHLDWWKQRLAGITPLELPLDLPRPATQTYTGDFVELRLDQAATDGLLALTRSYGGTLFMTLLAAYQVFLARHAGQDDFAVGASVAGRSAPELEDVVGMFINMVPLRAELAGDPTFAELLERTRRSVLDGLEHAEVPFAKVVHELGLPRDVSRSPVFQAMFVLQNYEIGRFNEVSDASDVTFDWKPMELRATRFDFELHAVETVDGLYAKLVFNTDLFTRPTVERMAERLAALLHAVVAAPDTPISALDLLAPAERRLLASWNDTAADFPREQTLHGPIEERAAATPDAVAVTFEGRSVTYAELNAAANRIAHRLRAAGVGPETLVGVCAERSVELVAGLLGVLKAGGAYLPLDPEYPADRLAFMVTDAAAPVVLVQRHLRDVLPDTGATVLALDDEAVWADQPTVDPAPTAGPEHLAYVIYTSGSTGRPKGVPNTHRGIVNRLDWMQQTYRLGVDDAVLQKTPASFDVSVWEFFWPLREGARLVVAKPGGHKDAGYLRDLLVAERVTTAHFVPSMLTVFLAEDGVEAATALRRVICSGEELPLASAVDFTARLPWCGLHNLYGPTEAAIDVSSWHCDPALLAGLTSVPIGAPIANLRLHVLDPAGNECPVGVAGELHIGGVGLARGYHRRPALTAERFVPDPFSGEPGARLYRTGDLARWRTAPGADHRGVIEFLGRIDHQVKLRGLRIELGEIESALREQPGVTEAAVIVREDSPGDKRLTAYLVGAAEPAALKAALKETLPEYMVPNAFVTLDALPLSPNGKLDRRALPAPVVTREASVALVEPRDDTERLLAGIWSEVLGVDTLGIDDDFFDLGGHSMLATQVVAKIRKAEHGGRPVGVMDLFQQRTIRDLAAFMAGTGEAEGPRRLLYELTKPIPAAQRVLTYVCVPYGGGSAIVYQPLADALPAGHALWSLAIPGHDVGLSEDALPFDELTTRVAEEILERIEGPIALYGHCGVGSAIVAEVARKVEAAGRDLAALYIGAMFPFARPKGAFAALRNRLERLRSNRHYASWLKSMGVDTDELDPEQADRIISNMRADSRASEEYFTGLLDRGAAKLRTPIISVVGSEDPVTDYHTERYAEWQFLSDTLALVVLDQAGHFFLKYRADELAEIVTRTHPAVAAGDVADLGPQARGEDAGWVLAAQQRVGVADRPAGTTVKPSMARFVAITVGQLVSTTGSALTAFALPIWLFTQTGSVANLGLLWALALICGVLMLPVAGAITDRVSRRKIMMIASSSAGSVQVVLAVLLWTDSLALWHIYGLVALSQVAGSFQRIAFQSAVPQLVPKRYLGHAMGITQLSNGFAMLLMPVFAAGLLAAIELKGILLIDVASYLVAVLTLAVVRFPDLLGWRPKERLLVAIANGLRYSWQHRGFRLMLGYFAVGNIFLAPALVLTTPLVLSFGTATQVAQVALAEACGAVAGGVLMSIWGGPRHRRMIGVLIGNLGTAVGCVLIGLDASVAMICVGAFWLAMAMTTAQSIYATIVQVKVPQRFHGRVFSLNQTISWSTLPIGFALLAPGATALFEPMLAPGGALAGSVGAVIGTGEGRGIGFAYVCFGAALVLVTLGGFAIRLLRRFDVEVPDSLPDDLIGAQERERRLAARAAERAEKKAPVAA
- a CDS encoding MbtH family protein — translated: MAETRFLVVRNDEEQYSIWSAERDLPAGWHEAGFAGTREECLAHIDTVWTDMRPRSVREAAS
- a CDS encoding TauD/TfdA family dioxygenase, yielding MSDTIATLPVVVENDGRELTELIDARRAELRATLVEHGGLLFRGFDVGGVDGFDRVVRALSGEPLVYTERSSPRHAIKGRVYTSTDYPPDEEIFLHNENSYQARWPLTLFFYCITPPQTQGATPLADVRRVYAEIDPAVREEFVRRRWMLVRNFHADFGTRWQDVFNTDDRAEVEAYAAANRIELEWRGKDGLRTRAVRDVVHHRPGSDTPRWFNHATFFHISTLPKDYQEGLLAMFGADELPSNTYYGDGGEIPADVMEHLRAAYRAASVRFDYQRDDVLVVDNMTAAHGREPFTGPRQIAVAMAEPHTPESNGAK
- a CDS encoding non-ribosomal peptide synthetase, whose amino-acid sequence is MTEPREWTFPASFAQERVWLANQLDAGSPVYNVSSPCRFPVGLGREQANAVLGQIVARHESLRTHLRTQDGDLVQVVRAAEPVDLPETDLRHLPAAERDRHARDLLTELARTPIALDAPPLWRARLLRLTDDQLTLLFVVHHAVFDSHSAVLFTEELAALSRAALTGAPADVPELPIQYADYAVWQRDQLAGPELDRQLDFWRQQLAGAPAVTALPLDRPRPAQLGFAGDEVRFDLPAGLLDRVGQLAAGSAATPYMVLLAAFTALLSRISGDEDVVVGVSTAGRDNPELTRLIGMFVNPVALRCDLAGDPSFAELLVRVRDRLVDAMEHGGTPFQRIVEAIDPQRDPSVQPVFQTALNYIPDSGLDPAPLGTTKDDLAFDITTGTSRLLYRTALFDRATAETVVARYVRLLTAAVADPAQRVSALPLLADAERELVLSTWNDTAHDVPPSTLVAEFERQAAATPDAPALIRDGAELTYARLNADANRLARVLVARGAGPESRVALALPRSVELVVAILAVLKSGAAYVPVDTGYPAGRIAYLLADAEPALVLATPDTAALVPAGALVLDGPLDGDGGDLTDADRSAPLRPEHPAYVLYTSGSTGRPKGVVVEHRAVTAYLAWARDTYPGLAGTALLHSPVSFDLTVTGLLGPLTAGGTVRLAAIDEPAARAGGRPTFLKVTPSHLPLLDAELSPTTDLVIGGEALTGEQLAVWRATHGNVAVVNEYGPTEATVGCVAARIAPGEKLPAGAVPIGRPSWNTRAYLLDGALNPVPPGVVGELYVAGDQLARGYLRRPGLTAERFLPCPYGPAGQRMYRTGDLARWRPDGTLEYLGRRDNQVKVRGMRIELGEIESALLARPDVTAAAVVVRSDSGEPTLVGYLVGTADEATLAADLARELPAHLVPSAFVRLDALPLTPNGKLDTAALPAPAAAEPAADGFLAPRTDAEALVAEVYAEILQVDKVGALDDFFALGGNSLRGMRAMARIRAEVDVDLPMRALFSSPVVADLAAQIEQRIAAELDELSETEVAALLAAEKDNPR